The genomic DNA AGGTACATGATGCTGGTGGCCAGCATGATGCCGGCCGTCCCCATCATGGGCGCGAGCACCGGATTGAGCAGCGCCTTGACGCCGAAGTTCGCCACGGCGATGGCAGCCATGATGCGATAGCGGTTCTGGCTGGCCAGCAGTTGCACCAGGACCAGCACGCCGAAATAGAAAGGCAGTTGCAGCAGTCCCCAGCGCAACACATGGGCCACGGCCTGCGTGTCTTCGGCAGTGAAGGCGCCGCGCTCGAACAGGAAGGCCACGCCCCACGGCGCCAGCACCCACCCCAGCGCCACGGCCACGGCGCCCGCCAGGATCATCAGCATCGACCATTTCAAGGCCATGCTGCGCGCCAGCTCGCCATCGCCCCGGCTTTGCACGTCCGCCAGCACGGGCAGGGCCGCGCGTCCCACCGACACCGCGCCGATCCCAAGGATCAGCGACAGCAGGCGGGCGGCGTAGCCCAGCGTGGCGTTGGCGTTCTGCCCCAGGTTGGCGGCGGTGTACTGGTCGATGGGTCCCACGAAGCTCATGGCCACCTGGCCGATCAGCATGACGCCGGCGGCCTTGACCAGCTCGGGCCAGTGCTCGGAGCGCAGGCCCGGGCGCGGCAGGCCCCACACGCCGCCGTCGGCGCGCGCGGCCAGCCAGGCGAGCCAGGCCGCCTGGACCGCGAAGCCCACCAGGGTGCCCCACAGCAGCGGCCCGACCCCCTCGGCCGAATAGGCCAGCATGACCCAGCCCAGCACCGCCACGGCCGGCACGCTGTCGAGCAAGGTATTGACGTGGCGCTCACGGGCGCGCAGGCGCGCCGCGCTGATGCCTGCCAGCAGAGTGAACGCGGCCACCGGCGCGAAGGCCCACAGCAGTTGCCGCGACATCTCGCGCACCGTATCCGACAGGCCTGCGCCCACGATCTGCAGCACCAGCGGCCACGCCAGCCAGGTCAGCACGCCCAGGGCGCCCGCCAGCAGCAGCGAGACCATCTGCAGCTCGCCCAGGAAGCGGGCGCGCCCCTCGGCGTCGCCACGGTTCACGCGCACCAGCACGGGGATCAGGACGACCGACAGCACCCCGACCGCCGTCACCGGCAGCCAGGTGGCCATCGTCAGGGTGAACTGGTAGGCGTCGACCGCGTCGCTGACGCCGTAGCGATAGGCGACCGCCATTTCCTTGAACGCGCCGGCGGCCTTGCCCAGCAGCAGGAAAATGGCGACCCGGGCGGCGCCCGAGGCGATGCGGCGGTGGTCAGGATGCAGGCGAGCGTAGCGCTCGCGCAGGGCTTTCATGACTACTCCGCAAGGCGGCGGCCGCCGGCCGCGCGTGACGGCACGGGCAGCGCGCCCTGGCGGCGTAAGCCCTGGTCAATGGTCCGCACGGTCAGCGCAGGAACCTGATGTACCAGGGCATGGCTTCTTCCAGTCCCTGCAGGATGGTGTGCGACGGCGCATAGCCCAACAGGCGCTCCGCCTTGCCGATGTCAGCCTGCGAATGACGCACGTCGCCGGCGCGGAAGTCGCGGTACTGGGCGTCCTTCGCGTAGGTCACGCCGTTCGCGCCCAGAATGTTGACCAGATGCTTGTACAGATCATTGAGCGTCGTGCGGCCGCTGACGGCGACGTTGTAGACCTGGTTCACGCTCTCGCCTTGCGCCAGCGAGGCCAGCAGGTTGGCCTGCACGGCATTCCCCACGAAGCAGAAATCGCGGCTCGTCTCGCCGTCGCCATTGATGCCGACGTCTTCACCGCGGATCATCGCGGCGACCCACTTGGGGATGACGGCGGCGTAGGCGCCTTCCGGGTCCTGGCGCTTGCCGAAGACGTTGAAATAGCGCAGGCCCACGCTGGCAAAGCCATACGAGCGCGCGAACACGTCCGCATACAGTTCGTTGACGTACTTGGTGACGGCGTACGGCGACAAGGGCTTGCCGATGCGGTCCTCGACCTTCGGCAGGCCGGGATGGTCGCCATAGGTGGAGCTGGACGCGGCGTAGACGAAGGACTTCGCCTTGGCGTCACGCGCGGCGACCAGCATGTTCAGGAAGCCGGAGATGTTGACTTCGTTGGTCGTGATGGGGTCGTTCAGCGAACGCGGCACCGAACCCAGCGCGGCCTGGTGCAGCACGTGGTCCACGCCCTCGCAGGCAGCCTGGCAGTCGGCCAGGTTGCGGATATCGCCTTCGATGAAGCGGAATCGCGCCCACTGCTCGGGCGTCACGGTGCGCTGGACTTCATCCAGGTTGTGCTGGTGTCCGGTGGCGAAATTGTCCAGGCCCACCACGCGCTGATCCAGGCCCAGCAGCGTCTCGAGCAGGTTGGAGCCAATGAAACCGGCGCACCCCGTCACCAGCCAGGTGCGGGGCGATTGCAGCAGCGTCTTGTTGAGGTCTTGATAACGAGTCATGGATTCCCTTTCTGTTGCCGGGCCGCGCCAAGGCGAAAGGCTGCCCCTTCCTGGGGGCAGCCGGCCGCCAGCGCGGCAAGGAGCGTGCGCGCTTACAGGCGCAGGTCCGCGTCGTGCGAGGGCAGCACGTACTTCAGGTCGTACAACACGTGCTGGTCCTTGCCCAGCTTCCGGATGGCGTCCGCGCCCATTTCCACGAATTCGCGGTGCGAGACGGCCAGGATGATGCCATCGTAGTAGCCCTGCTTGGGCTCGGTGATGGGGGTGATGCCGTACTCGGCATGGGCCTCTTCGGCCTCGACCCACGGATCGTAGACGTCGACGTTGACGTTGTACTCACCCAGCTCGTTGACGATGTCCACGACACGCGTGTTGCGCAGGTCGGGGCAGTTTTCTTTGAAGGTCAGGCCCATCACCAGCACGCGCGAACCCTGCACGTGGATGCGGCGCTTGGTCATGGTCTTGACCAGTTGCGACACCACGTAGGCGCCCATGGAATCGTTCAGGCGGCGGCCCGCCAGGATGATCTCGGGGTGATAGCCGATGGATTGCGCCTTGTGGGTCAGGTAGTACGGGTCCACACCGATGCAGTGGCCGCCGACCAGGCCCGGACGGAAAGGCAGGAAGTTCCACTTCGTGCCGGCCGCCTTCAGGACGTCTTCGGTGTCGATGCCCATCTTGTTGAAGATGAGCGCCAGTTCGTTGATGAGCGCGATGTTGACGTCGCGCTGCGTGTTCTCGATCACCTTGGCGGCTTCGGCCACGCGGATGCACGAGGCCTTGTGCGTGCCGGCAACGATGATTTCGCGATAGAGCGCGTCGACCAGGTCGGCCACTTCGGGCGTGGAGCCGGACGTCACCTTCTTGATGGTGCTGACGCGGTGTTCCTTGTCGCCCGGGTTGATGCGCTCCGGGCTGTAGCCGGCGAAGAAGTCTTCATTGAACTTCAGGCCCGACACGCGCTCGAGGACCGGGACGCAGTCTTCCTCGGTCGCGCCGGGATAGACGGTGGACTCATAGATGACGATGTCACCGCGCTTGAGCACTGCGCCGATGGTTTCGCTGGCCTTCACCAGAGGGGTCAGGTCGGGCTGCTTGTATTCGTCGATCGGGGTGGGAACGGTCACGATGAAGACATTGGCCTCGCCCAGCTTCTCGCGGTCGGCGGTGAAGTTCAATTGCTTGGCTTCAGCCAATTCGGCGCCATCCACTTCCAGCGTGTGATCGTGGCCACCCTGCAATTCCTTGATGCGGCGTTCGTTGATGTCGAAGCCCAGCACCGGACGCTTCTTGCCGAACTCAACTGCCAGCGGCAGGCCGACATAACCGAGGCCGACGATCGCTAGCTTGATGTCCTGAATACGCAAAATGACTCTCCCTTGCCGTGATGTGTGCGGCATTGTAAGAACCCTATAGGGGGGTGGTGATGGTAAATCGGCGGACCTTCGCCGGCCGCCAGGCAGCCGCCGGCGAGTGTCCAGGTTTCATGATGGGGGGTTCAGTCCGAGCGCAGCACCGACGGCAGCAGCAGCCAGCCGGGCCGGCGCCACGACACGAGGCGTGAATAGAGCCAGATGTATGCCGACGCGAACACGACCAGGCTGGCGCACAACGCCCAGGCGTTGTCCCAGAAGATCGTGGCGGGCACCAGGCCGATGAGCGTCAGCACCCAGAGATAGGGTGAGGCCATGGCATTGCAGAGCGCGGGCACGGCATGACGGCTGCGGCGGCTGAAGGTGACGCGCACCAGGCGGCGGAAGACCAGTTGGTGCAGGTGCAGCGCATCGGGCTGATCCACCGGCACGCCCCGCTTGAATCGGCGGCGCCAGATGGAGAACAACGTTTCGAAGACCGGATAGAACAGCACCGCCAGCGCATAGAAAGGCGACACCGAGGGGTTGCGCACCACCAGCAGCACCGCCAGCTCGGCCAGCATGAAGCCCAGGAAATACGCGCCGCCATCGCCCAGGAAGACCCGGCCGAAGGGGAAATTCCAGACCAGGAAGCCCAGCGTGGCAGACGCCAGCGCCAGCGAGATCAGGAAGATGGGCATGTCGCCCACCTGGAGCGCGACGAGGCTGATGGACACGGCCATCAGCGTGGCGACCATGCCCGCCAGGCCGTTCATGCCATCGACGATGTTCAGCGCGTGCGTGCAGCCGCCAACCGCCACGACGGTAAAGAGCAGCGACACCGGCCAATAGGCCAGGATCCAGTCGGCCCAGGCAAAGCCCACGCGCGCCACGCCACCCAGCAGCCACCATGCGATGGCCGCGGACAGGAAGGCCGCAAGCAGGCGCTTGCCGGCGCCGATGTCCTTGGTGATGTCCTCGAGCAGACCCGCCACGAAGACAGGCAATGAGGCGACGAACAATGCAGGCCAGAGCCAGGTCAGCGTCATGTTGCTGGGCCCGAGCACCAGCAGGCCCGCCAGCGTGCCGGCCAGGACGGCCAGGCCGCCCACGCGCGGCGTGGCGCGTGCATGCGACGCCTGCGGCTTGTTGAGATCGGAGTCGCCCGTGTAACGGCCGTGCCATCGCTCGGAAGCGACGATGAGCCCGCCCACCATGAAGGCGACCACGCAGATATAAAACCAGGTCACGAAATACCCTTTGATTGGAACTGCTCACTGAAGCCGGCAGCGCCCAGACAGGCGCCGCCAACCCAGGCAGCATTATCGGCGGCAGGTGTAACGCCGCTGTATGTGAGCAATGTGCAAATGCAAAACGCACCCACAGAACGTAACCACGCTTATGGCTGGCGCGGGTTTCCGGGCCGGTAGGCGAATATGAATATTCTACGACTGCGCCGGGCGCCGCGGCGTTCAGCCCGGATGAAATCACGGAGGGGTGGGAAAGCGGGGGTAACGGCCGTCCCCCGGGGCAGAACCAGAGGCAGGAAAAAAAAGGGCCCGAGATCCAAGGATCTCGGGCCAAATCCACCAAAGGAGGAGGGTGGAGGAGACAACCGGGGCATGTCGGGGCGGGCGCCTGGACTTCAGGGCCGGGCCACTTGCAGGTCGGGGTTTTTACCGCTTGGGGTTCAACCTCGCCAACCGCGTTTCGACATCCGTGAATGAATAGTAGAAGAGTTTTTTGTGCAATGCAAGAAAATTTTTTGGCCCCGCAGACAGGGCGAAAAGATGTCGCATTTTTGCAAGCCGGAAGCTTATTCCCTATGAGCATATCGATCATGCTCATGAGGCAAGCATCCCTGCGCCAGGGTTAACCCGGTTACCGAAGCCGCGCGCCCAAAAAGAGATTGCTGCGACGCACCAATCCCGAACACATGGTTACAGACGGTAGGCCGTGCCCGTCATCACCTTGGACATCAGGCGCATGGCCCCCCGCACCGGGGCAGGCAAGGGCACCGCCCCCCCCTTTTCGGCCGTCTGGCGATGGTGGATTTCGTCTTCCTTCATCCGGGCGACGATCTTGCGCGAACGGGTGTCGCCCTGCGGCAGGGTTTTCAGATGGCCATCCAGATGCTCTTCCACCTGCCTCTCGGTCTCGGCCATGAATCCCAGGTTGCGCGGCACGCCTGCCCAGCCGGCGATCAGTCCCAACCCGAAGGAGCCGGCGTACCAGACCGGATTGAATACGCTCGGCCGGCTCTCCAGCTCGCCCAGGCGATCCGCGCACCAGACCAGGTGATCGACCTCCTCCTGCGCGGCCTCCCGCAGCAGCGTACGGGTGCCTTCGTCGCGGCACACCGCCGCCTGCCCCCGGTAAAGGGCCTGCGCGCAGACTTCCCCCACGTGATTGACGCGCATCAGGCCTGCCGCGTGGCGGCGTTCGGCGGGGCCCAGGGCGGCATCCTCCTCGCGCTGGTGGCGTCCCGCAGGATTCGCGCGTGACGCGGTGGCCACGCCGGACAGCACCTCGAGCGCCCGATTCGCCTCGGCAATGAGCGGATCGATCCAGGTCGAACGGCGGTAGAAGGCGGACGGGGTGGTCATGCGGACGACTCCTGCGAGGGAAAAGGGAAAGCGGGCTCCGTGGCGAAGCCGTGGCGCCATTGTAGAAGAGCCCCCGGCGTGGCCGTGGCCATGCCCGCCGGCCGAGGGACGGCGGGGTATGATGCTTCTCAACAAATTCGACAATTCTGGATGGATACTGGCATGGAATGCACAGTCGACTGGGGCGGCCCCTCTGGCATGCTTTTCGTGGCGCGCACCGGCAGCGGCCACGTCGCGGCGATGGACGGCGCCCCGGAGGGCGGTGGCAACAATCTCGCCCCGCGCCCCATGGAGATGCTGCTGGCGGGCACGGGCGGCTGTGCCGCCTACGACGTCGTGCTGATCCTGAAGCGTGGCCGCCACGCCGTCACCGGCTGCAGCGTCGCCCTCAAGGCCGACCGCGCCGACACCGACCCCAAGGTCTTCACCCGCATCCACTTCACCTTCACCGTGACGGGCGCGAACCTGCCCCAGGCCGCGGTCGAACGCGCCGTGGCGCTGTCGCACGACAAGTATTGCTCGGCCTCGGCCATGCTCGGCAAGACCGCCGAGATGAGCTGGTCCGTCGAGATCGTCGACACCGCCGCGGCCGCATCCGCCGCCTGATTCCACCGCCCTCCACCGTGCGGCCCTGCCGCGCCACCCAAGCAACAGGCCATGCAGCAATACGAAGACTTCATGCGCCATGTCAACGAGCATGGCACCGTCAAGACGGACCGCACCGGCACCGGCACCCGCTCGGTGTTCGGCTACCAGATGCGCTTCGACCTGTCGCGCGGCTTTCCGCTCGTCACCACCAAGAAACTGCACACCAAGAGCATCTTCATCGAGCTGCTCTGGTTCCTGCGCGGCGACAGCAATGTGCGCTGGCTGCAGGAGCAAGGCGTCACGATCTGGGACGAGTGGGCAGCCCCCGACGGCGAACTGGGACCGGTATATGGCGTGCAATGGCGCGCCTGGCCCACGCCCAGCGGCCAGCACGTGGACCAGATCGCACAGGTCATCGCGCAGATCCGCAGCAACCCCGACTCCCGCCGCCTGATCGTGTCGGCCTGGAATGTCGGCGAGATCCCGCAGATGGCGCTGCCGCCCTGCCACGCCTTCTTCCAGTTCTACGTCGCCGACGGCAAGCTGTCGTGCCAGCTCTACCAGCGCAGCGCCGACATCTTCCTGGGCGTGCCCTTCAACATCGCCAGCTATGCGCTGCTGACCCACATGGTGGCGCAGCAATGCGACCTGGAGGTGGGCGACTTCATCTGGACCGGCGGCGACTGCCATATCTACAGCAACCATGCCGAGCAGGTCGCGCTGCAGCTGTCGCGCGATCCCTATCCGTATCCGACGCTGAGGATCCAGCGCAAGCCGGCGTCGATCTTCGACTACCGCTACGAAGACTTCGTGATCGAAGGCTATCAGTGCCATCCCCACATCAAGGGCGCGGTGGCCGTATGAGCACAGCCCGGACGCCACTGCTGACCCTGGTCGTCGCCTATGCGCGCAACCGTGCCATCGGCCGCGACAATGCCCTGCCCTGGCGCCTGCCGGGCGACCTGGCCCATTTCAAGCGCACCACGCTGGGCGCGCCCATCGTCATGGGCCGCAAGACCTGGGAGTCGCTGGGCCGCCCCTTGCCGGGCCGGCGCAACATCGTCATCAGCCGTGACGCGGCCTATGCCGCGGCGGGCGCCGACGTGGCTGGCAGCATCGACGCCGCGCTCGCGCTGGCGGGTGACGTGCCGGAAGTCTTCGTCATCGGCGGCGCGCAGATCTACGCGCAGGCGCTGGACCGCGCCGACCGCATCGTCGCCACCGAGGTCCATGCCGAGGTCCAGGGCGACGCCTTCTTCCCGCCCCTGCCCGCCGAAGGCTGGCGCGAAGTCTCGCGCGCGGCCCAGCCCGCCGAGAACGGCTACACCTACGACTTCGTGGACTACGCGCGCGACCGCGTGCCGCCGCAAGCCGCCTGACCCCGCGAGCCGGCGTGTCCGGCGCGCCCTTCCCCGCTCCCGCTCCCATGCTGCTCGATCACGATCCCGCCCGCAGTTTCCTTCCCTATCCCGCCGTGCAGGTGCCGCACGCCCCACAGGGGCCGCTGGCCGGCCTGGACTTTGGCGTGAAGGATCTCTTCGACGTCGCGGGCTATCCCACCGGCGGCGGCAATCCACATGTCCTGGCGCGCTCTGGCATCAAGGCCGTCAATGCCGCGGCGGTGCAGCTTGCGCTGGACGCGGGCGCGCGCTGTGTCGGCAAGACGCATACCGACGAACTCGCCTTCTCCATCAACGGCCGCAACGCGCACTTCGGCACGCCCCGCAACGGCGCCGCGCCGGATCGCATCCCGGGAGGCTCCAGCTCGGGGTCGGCCTCGGCCGTCTCCAACGGGCTGTGCGACTTCGCGCTGGGCACCGACACCGGCGGCTCGGTGCGGGTGCCGGCCAACCACTGCGGCCTGTATGGCATCCGCCCCACCCATGGCCGCATCCCGCTGACGGGCAGCCTGGACCTGGCCCCCAGCCTCGACACCTGCGGCGTGCTGGCCCGCGATGCCGATGTCTTCGCGCGGGCTTGCGCCGCCCTGCTGGGCGAGGACGCGCAGCAACGCGGCCAGCCCCGGCTGATGCTGGCCGAGGATGTCTACGCCTTGCTGGAACCCGAGGTCCGCGCGGTGCACGCGCCCCTGCTGGAAGCGCTGGCTGCGCGCCCGCAAGGCCTGGCGCGCGCCACGGTGGCCCAGCCTTCCTTCGACGCGCTCTTCACCGCGTTCCGTCACGTGCAGGGCCACGAGGCCTGGCAGGTCGACGGCGCGCTGATCGACGGCGACGGCCTGCAGCTGGGCCCTGGCGTGAAGGAGCGCTTCGCGTTCTCGCGTGAGGTCACCGACGCGCAATACACGCAATACAGTGCGGCGCGCGCACGCTTTCGCGACACCCTGGCTGCCCTGCTGGGCGAGGACGGCGTGCTGGTGCTGCCCACGATGCCGGATGTCGCCCCGCGTCTCGACGAAGCCGAGGAAACGCTGGATGCCTACCGCAACCGGGCGCTGCGCATGCTGTGCCTGGCAGGCCTGTCCGGCTTTCCGCAGGTGTCGGTGCCTGCGCTGCGGCGCCTGGATGCGCCGCTCGGCGTCTCGTTGCTGGGACCGGCGGGCAGCGACCGCTGGCTGATCGGGCAGGCGCTGGCGCTGCTTCCTGCCGCCTGAGCCGCCCCAGGCGTGGCTCGGCCCGGCGCTGCCACGTCTTGATGCATCTTTTCCCTTGATTGTGCGCCGCAAGCAGCGTGCGGTCGATATACTGCGTCCCGGGAAAGAACCTGAGCGCCGGACATCGCGCTCGCCTGCCGCCAGGCCTGACCTGGAGAAAAAAGAAGCGCCGACACGGCGCCCCGTCCAGGACGAAGCCGGCAGCCACCTTTTCGGGAAGCCATGAAGAAGACTACTGCGGGACTGACTGGCCTGGTCGTACTGGCCGCTGCCTATACGGGCGCATCCTGGTACACGGGCAAGCGTATCGAGGCCAAGCTGGCCGACACCGTTGCGCAACTCAACATCCAGCTGCGCCAACCCGATCTCGAACCCCTGTACGCACAGATCGAGACCGTTGCCTATTCGCGCGGACTGTTCAGCAGCGAGGCACGCTACGCGCTGGTGCGCCAGGTGCCGGCGCAGGAAGGCGTGCCGGCCGAGCCGCCCGTGCGCATTGGCTTCGTGAACAAGATCGCCCACGGTCCGCTGGCGCCTGCCGCCATTGCCCGCGGCAATTTCGCGCCCGGCCTGGCCCACATCGACACCGAACTGGAAAACGACGAGACCACCGCCGAGCTCTTCGCGCTGACGAAGGGTAGGCCCTTCCTGTCGGGCAGCACCCGGGTGACCTTCTCCGGCGGCTCGGACACGCGCTGGGCGCTGGCCCCGATCGACACGGAAAAGAACGGCGCGCGCGTCGAGTTCAGCGGCGCCACGCTGAACGCCAAGATGGACGCCGACCTGATCGCCATCGACGGAACGGGCGAGATGGCCCGCGTGGCCATCACCGACGTGGAAGGCCAATCGGCCGTCATCAGCGACCTGAAGATGGCCGCCAAAACCACCCCCGGCCGCCACAAGCTGGGCGTGGGTGACAGCTCCGTCACCGTCGCCTCGATGGAAATCAAGACGCCGGAAACGCCGGCGGTCAAGCTGGAATCCCTGTCGATGAAGGCGGTCGCGGGCGAGGAAGGCGAGGCTGTGTTCGGCACGGTCGAGTACGGCGTGGGCAAGATCCTGGTGCAAGACAAGGACTTCGGTTCCGTCACCACTGCGGTTCGCGTGGCCGGCCTGCCCGGCCAGACCGCCAAGCGTCTCCAGGAGGAATACAAGGCCTTCATCGAGCTGGTCGCCAAGGGCGACGACGCCGACGCCGCGGCGCTTGACGCCGCCCAGCAGAAGCTGCTGGTCAGCGCCAACGAGATCCTGGCCGCCAAGCCTTCGTTCAGCATCGACCCGGTGCTGTGGAAGACCCCGCAAGGCGAAAGCCGCTTCGACCTGAAGCTGGCCATGCAGGCGCCCAAGCAGCCGATCACGAGCGCAGTCACCCCGCGCCAGTTGCTGGAAGCCGTGGCGTCGCTGGACGCGTCCGTGTCGATCTCCCAGGCCATGGCCACCGGCGTGACCGCAGCGGTGCTGGAAACGCAGGGCCTGGACGCCGCAAGCGCCCAGCGTGAGGCGCAGAAGCAGGTAGGCACGCTGGCCGGCATGGCCGCCATGATGCAGATGGGCGTGCTCGAGAACGGCAACCTGGTGTCGCGCATGCGCTACGCCGATGGCACCATCGACCTGAATGGCAAGCAGACCCCCATCGAAGGCTATCTGGAAATGCTGGGCCCCGAGGCCGACCAGCCGCTGAGCTTCGAACCGGCACTGGCCGACGGCGAAGACGAGCTGGGCAGCCTGGACCCCGAGCGCATCGCCGGCATCCTGGAGCAGAATGGCTACACCGTGGAAACCACCCAGGACGACGTGGGCGACCCGCTCATCGTCGTCACCGCCGGTCCCGGCGGCGCGCTGGCGGGTGACACGCTGGTGGAGTTCTACGGCTGCGAAAGCGCCGACAGTTGCCAGGACATGCTCATCAAGACCGTCTTCGACACCGAGCCGCCGGTGCCGCTGCTGGCACTGAACGACTGGAACGCGAACAACCGCTGGACGCGTGCCTACCAGACGCCCGAAGGCGAGACCATCCTGGAGATGGACGTGAACGCGCAAGGCGGGCTGGGCGCGGAAGCCCTGGAGAGCATGCTCTTCGGCTTCATGGGCCTGTCCGGGGAGTTCGCCGAGCTGATCGGCGCGACGCCCTGAGTCCTCGACTTGGCTGCGTGAGAACAAAGGCCGCTCCCCGGAGCGGCCTTTTGCATGGCTGGCAGCGCCTTGCTGTCACGGCTGCAGCGCCGCCGGCCCATGCGCCGGCAGCAGCCGGCCCGGCATTGCCGCGCGCGCCAGTGCCTCGGTGAAGAAGTAA from Orrella dioscoreae includes the following:
- a CDS encoding dihydrofolate reductase, translated to MSTARTPLLTLVVAYARNRAIGRDNALPWRLPGDLAHFKRTTLGAPIVMGRKTWESLGRPLPGRRNIVISRDAAYAAAGADVAGSIDAALALAGDVPEVFVIGGAQIYAQALDRADRIVATEVHAEVQGDAFFPPLPAEGWREVSRAAQPAENGYTYDFVDYARDRVPPQAA
- a CDS encoding thymidylate synthase, giving the protein MQQYEDFMRHVNEHGTVKTDRTGTGTRSVFGYQMRFDLSRGFPLVTTKKLHTKSIFIELLWFLRGDSNVRWLQEQGVTIWDEWAAPDGELGPVYGVQWRAWPTPSGQHVDQIAQVIAQIRSNPDSRRLIVSAWNVGEIPQMALPPCHAFFQFYVADGKLSCQLYQRSADIFLGVPFNIASYALLTHMVAQQCDLEVGDFIWTGGDCHIYSNHAEQVALQLSRDPYPYPTLRIQRKPASIFDYRYEDFVIEGYQCHPHIKGAVAV
- a CDS encoding DUF945 family protein gives rise to the protein MKKTTAGLTGLVVLAAAYTGASWYTGKRIEAKLADTVAQLNIQLRQPDLEPLYAQIETVAYSRGLFSSEARYALVRQVPAQEGVPAEPPVRIGFVNKIAHGPLAPAAIARGNFAPGLAHIDTELENDETTAELFALTKGRPFLSGSTRVTFSGGSDTRWALAPIDTEKNGARVEFSGATLNAKMDADLIAIDGTGEMARVAITDVEGQSAVISDLKMAAKTTPGRHKLGVGDSSVTVASMEIKTPETPAVKLESLSMKAVAGEEGEAVFGTVEYGVGKILVQDKDFGSVTTAVRVAGLPGQTAKRLQEEYKAFIELVAKGDDADAAALDAAQQKLLVSANEILAAKPSFSIDPVLWKTPQGESRFDLKLAMQAPKQPITSAVTPRQLLEAVASLDASVSISQAMATGVTAAVLETQGLDAASAQREAQKQVGTLAGMAAMMQMGVLENGNLVSRMRYADGTIDLNGKQTPIEGYLEMLGPEADQPLSFEPALADGEDELGSLDPERIAGILEQNGYTVETTQDDVGDPLIVVTAGPGGALAGDTLVEFYGCESADSCQDMLIKTVFDTEPPVPLLALNDWNANNRWTRAYQTPEGETILEMDVNAQGGLGAEALESMLFGFMGLSGEFAELIGATP
- the tviB gene encoding Vi polysaccharide biosynthesis UDP-N-acetylglucosamine C-6 dehydrogenase TviB, yielding MRIQDIKLAIVGLGYVGLPLAVEFGKKRPVLGFDINERRIKELQGGHDHTLEVDGAELAEAKQLNFTADREKLGEANVFIVTVPTPIDEYKQPDLTPLVKASETIGAVLKRGDIVIYESTVYPGATEEDCVPVLERVSGLKFNEDFFAGYSPERINPGDKEHRVSTIKKVTSGSTPEVADLVDALYREIIVAGTHKASCIRVAEAAKVIENTQRDVNIALINELALIFNKMGIDTEDVLKAAGTKWNFLPFRPGLVGGHCIGVDPYYLTHKAQSIGYHPEIILAGRRLNDSMGAYVVSQLVKTMTKRRIHVQGSRVLVMGLTFKENCPDLRNTRVVDIVNELGEYNVNVDVYDPWVEAEEAHAEYGITPITEPKQGYYDGIILAVSHREFVEMGADAIRKLGKDQHVLYDLKYVLPSHDADLRL
- a CDS encoding MraY family glycosyltransferase, which codes for MTWFYICVVAFMVGGLIVASERWHGRYTGDSDLNKPQASHARATPRVGGLAVLAGTLAGLLVLGPSNMTLTWLWPALFVASLPVFVAGLLEDITKDIGAGKRLLAAFLSAAIAWWLLGGVARVGFAWADWILAYWPVSLLFTVVAVGGCTHALNIVDGMNGLAGMVATLMAVSISLVALQVGDMPIFLISLALASATLGFLVWNFPFGRVFLGDGGAYFLGFMLAELAVLLVVRNPSVSPFYALAVLFYPVFETLFSIWRRRFKRGVPVDQPDALHLHQLVFRRLVRVTFSRRSRHAVPALCNAMASPYLWVLTLIGLVPATIFWDNAWALCASLVVFASAYIWLYSRLVSWRRPGWLLLPSVLRSD
- the murJ gene encoding murein biosynthesis integral membrane protein MurJ, whose translation is MKALRERYARLHPDHRRIASGAARVAIFLLLGKAAGAFKEMAVAYRYGVSDAVDAYQFTLTMATWLPVTAVGVLSVVLIPVLVRVNRGDAEGRARFLGELQMVSLLLAGALGVLTWLAWPLVLQIVGAGLSDTVREMSRQLLWAFAPVAAFTLLAGISAARLRARERHVNTLLDSVPAVAVLGWVMLAYSAEGVGPLLWGTLVGFAVQAAWLAWLAARADGGVWGLPRPGLRSEHWPELVKAAGVMLIGQVAMSFVGPIDQYTAANLGQNANATLGYAARLLSLILGIGAVSVGRAALPVLADVQSRGDGELARSMALKWSMLMILAGAVAVALGWVLAPWGVAFLFERGAFTAEDTQAVAHVLRWGLLQLPFYFGVLVLVQLLASQNRYRIMAAIAVANFGVKALLNPVLAPMMGTAGIMLATSIMYLLSYVCYVMAALRRPPAKPAAASATDADGASGERA
- a CDS encoding OsmC family protein, whose amino-acid sequence is MECTVDWGGPSGMLFVARTGSGHVAAMDGAPEGGGNNLAPRPMEMLLAGTGGCAAYDVVLILKRGRHAVTGCSVALKADRADTDPKVFTRIHFTFTVTGANLPQAAVERAVALSHDKYCSASAMLGKTAEMSWSVEIVDTAAAASAA
- a CDS encoding amidase codes for the protein MLLDHDPARSFLPYPAVQVPHAPQGPLAGLDFGVKDLFDVAGYPTGGGNPHVLARSGIKAVNAAAVQLALDAGARCVGKTHTDELAFSINGRNAHFGTPRNGAAPDRIPGGSSSGSASAVSNGLCDFALGTDTGGSVRVPANHCGLYGIRPTHGRIPLTGSLDLAPSLDTCGVLARDADVFARACAALLGEDAQQRGQPRLMLAEDVYALLEPEVRAVHAPLLEALAARPQGLARATVAQPSFDALFTAFRHVQGHEAWQVDGALIDGDGLQLGPGVKERFAFSREVTDAQYTQYSAARARFRDTLAALLGEDGVLVLPTMPDVAPRLDEAEETLDAYRNRALRMLCLAGLSGFPQVSVPALRRLDAPLGVSLLGPAGSDRWLIGQALALLPAA
- the coq7 gene encoding 2-polyprenyl-3-methyl-6-methoxy-1,4-benzoquinone monooxygenase, translating into MTTPSAFYRRSTWIDPLIAEANRALEVLSGVATASRANPAGRHQREEDAALGPAERRHAAGLMRVNHVGEVCAQALYRGQAAVCRDEGTRTLLREAAQEEVDHLVWCADRLGELESRPSVFNPVWYAGSFGLGLIAGWAGVPRNLGFMAETERQVEEHLDGHLKTLPQGDTRSRKIVARMKEDEIHHRQTAEKGGAVPLPAPVRGAMRLMSKVMTGTAYRL
- a CDS encoding SDR family oxidoreductase, encoding MTRYQDLNKTLLQSPRTWLVTGCAGFIGSNLLETLLGLDQRVVGLDNFATGHQHNLDEVQRTVTPEQWARFRFIEGDIRNLADCQAACEGVDHVLHQAALGSVPRSLNDPITTNEVNISGFLNMLVAARDAKAKSFVYAASSSTYGDHPGLPKVEDRIGKPLSPYAVTKYVNELYADVFARSYGFASVGLRYFNVFGKRQDPEGAYAAVIPKWVAAMIRGEDVGINGDGETSRDFCFVGNAVQANLLASLAQGESVNQVYNVAVSGRTTLNDLYKHLVNILGANGVTYAKDAQYRDFRAGDVRHSQADIGKAERLLGYAPSHTILQGLEEAMPWYIRFLR